The following proteins are co-located in the Palaemon carinicauda isolate YSFRI2023 chromosome 3, ASM3689809v2, whole genome shotgun sequence genome:
- the LOC137634132 gene encoding uncharacterized protein, producing MVITATIAERMIRDDTMMTPNGEKKRNEDEGLLEATGDRCHCPSPPHPTPLIFLVISPFLTSFYSLFLLPSAPTTVTFYPLVFLPSGLPTLWSSFPHLLLPSPSTLCSSYPHLHLPSAPPTLTSSYPHLLLPSPPTLTSSYPHLLPSGPPSLTSSFPLVVLPSPPPSLCSSYPHLLPSGPPTLTPSYPLVLLPSPPPTLCSSYPHLLLPSAPLTLTSSYPLLLLPSSPPTLCSYSLLLLPSPPPTLTFYPLVLLPSPSPTLCSSYPHLFLPSAPPTLTSS from the exons ATGGTGATAACGGCCACTATTGCAGAAAGGATGATAAGAGATGATACCATGATG ACCCCAAATGgagagaagaagagaaatgaggatGAGGGGTTACTCGAAGCAACTG GTGATAGGTGTcactgcccctcccccccccaccctacTCCCCTAATATTCCTAGTCATCTCCCCTTTCCTCACCTCCTTCTACTCTCTGTTCCTCCTACCCTCTGCTCCTACTACCGTCACCTTCTACCCTCTGGTCTTCCTACCCTCTGGTCTTCCTACCCTCTGGTCCTCCTTCCCTCACCTCCTCCTACCCTCACCTTCTACCCTCTGCTCCTCCTACCCTCACCTCCATCTACCCTCTGCTCCTCCTACCCTCACCTCCTCCTACCCTCACCTCCTTCTACCCTCACCTCCTACCCTCACCTCCTCCTACCCTCATCTCCTGCCCTCTGGTCCACCTTCCCTCACCTCCTCCTTCCCTCTGGTCGTCCTTCCCTCACCTCCTCCTTCTCTCTGCTCCTCCTACCCTCACCTTCTACCCTCTGGTCCTCCTACCCTCACCCCCTCCTACCCTCTGGTCCTCCTACCCTCACCACCTCCTACCCTATGCTCCTCCTACCCTCACCTCCTCCTACCCTCTGCTCCTCTTACCCTCACCTCCTCCTACCCTCTGCTCCTTTTaccctcatctcctcctaccctcTGCTCCTACTCTCTGCTCCTCCTACCCTCACCTCCTCCTACCCTCACCTTCTACCCTCTGGTCCTCCTACCCTCACCCTCTCCTACCCTCTGCTCCTCTTACCCTCACCTCTTCCTACCCTCTGC